A part of Myxococcus fulvus genomic DNA contains:
- the epsF gene encoding response regulator EpsF, protein MALEGTEQLTPHVPVRVEPRTTSILLVDDHGPNLLALEAILEPMGQKLVKAASGPEALRWLLREDFALILLDVQMPGMDGFETARIIRQRERSRYTPIIFLTAHGRDEANLVSGYASGAADYVVKPFHPEVLRWKAEAFVALYVQQRALQRQEAALWERERRMLERQGELRFRRLVDSMPQFVWALLADGTISYANRGWLDYAGLTAEQGRQREDNLRCFHPDDLGKVQATWEVLRRSGLPREQEYRLRRATDGEFRWFLCRTLPERDGAGRLVGWISTATDIDDARRAVETLRATNEAKDMFLTMAAHELRTPLQAARSYADLATKKAGEEQTPNVARALEGIQRSVGRMARLVENLLDMGRLQRGELSLEEQDVDVRALLHEVAEHFEPLPEGRDIHVEAPEGLVLRADEERLDQVLSNLVSNALRYSPDGGDIRLRAREEGRWVHVEVLDHGLGIPADRLENIFERFGRAHGVSYGGLGLGLAIARGIVERHGGRVWAESSGRPGGGSTFHIVLPRPVS, encoded by the coding sequence ATGGCCTTGGAAGGCACCGAGCAACTCACCCCCCATGTCCCCGTCCGGGTGGAGCCGCGGACGACGAGCATCCTCCTGGTGGACGACCACGGGCCGAACCTGCTGGCGCTGGAGGCCATCCTGGAGCCGATGGGCCAGAAGCTGGTGAAGGCGGCCTCGGGCCCGGAGGCGCTGCGGTGGCTCCTGCGCGAGGACTTCGCGCTCATCCTGCTGGACGTGCAGATGCCGGGGATGGATGGCTTCGAGACGGCGCGCATCATCCGACAGCGCGAGCGCTCGCGGTACACGCCCATCATCTTCCTCACCGCGCACGGGCGCGACGAGGCGAACCTGGTGAGCGGCTATGCGTCCGGCGCGGCCGACTACGTGGTGAAGCCGTTCCACCCGGAGGTGCTGCGCTGGAAGGCGGAGGCCTTCGTCGCGCTGTACGTCCAGCAGCGGGCCTTGCAGCGACAGGAGGCGGCGCTGTGGGAGCGCGAGCGGCGGATGCTCGAGCGACAGGGCGAGCTGCGCTTCCGCCGACTGGTGGACTCGATGCCGCAGTTCGTCTGGGCGCTCCTGGCGGATGGCACCATCAGCTACGCGAACCGGGGCTGGCTGGACTACGCGGGGCTGACGGCCGAGCAGGGGCGTCAGCGCGAGGACAACCTGCGCTGCTTCCATCCCGATGACCTGGGGAAGGTCCAGGCCACGTGGGAGGTGCTGCGCCGCTCGGGGCTCCCCAGGGAGCAGGAGTACCGGCTGCGCCGCGCGACGGATGGCGAGTTCCGCTGGTTCCTGTGCCGCACGCTGCCGGAGCGCGATGGCGCGGGGCGGCTCGTCGGGTGGATATCGACGGCGACGGACATCGACGACGCGCGGCGCGCGGTGGAGACGCTGCGCGCGACGAACGAAGCGAAGGACATGTTCCTCACCATGGCGGCGCACGAGCTGCGCACGCCCCTGCAGGCGGCGCGCAGCTACGCGGACCTGGCGACGAAGAAGGCGGGGGAGGAGCAGACGCCGAACGTGGCGCGGGCCCTGGAGGGCATCCAGCGCAGCGTGGGACGCATGGCGAGGCTGGTGGAGAACCTGCTCGACATGGGGCGACTGCAGCGCGGGGAGCTGTCGCTGGAGGAGCAGGACGTGGACGTGCGCGCGCTCCTGCATGAGGTGGCGGAGCACTTCGAGCCGTTGCCGGAGGGGCGAGACATCCACGTGGAGGCCCCCGAGGGGCTGGTGCTGCGCGCCGATGAGGAGCGGCTGGATCAGGTGCTCAGCAACCTGGTGTCCAATGCGCTGCGCTACTCGCCGGACGGAGGGGACATCCGCCTGCGGGCGCGCGAGGAGGGCCGGTGGGTGCACGTGGAGGTGCTGGACCACGGGCTCGGCATCCCTGCGGACCGGCTGGAGAACATCTTCGAGCGCTTCGGCCGCGCGCATGGCGTGTCGTACGGAGGTCTGGGATTGGGGCTGGCGATCGCACGCGGCATCGTCGAGCGCCATGGCGGGCGCGTCTGGGCGGAGTCCTCGGGGCGGCCCGGCGGCGGCAGCACGTTCCATATCGTGCTGCCCCGGCCCGTGAGCTGA
- the epsE gene encoding exopolysaccharide biosynthesis GT4 family glycosyltransferase EpsE, which produces MPKIGYLIPEFPGQTHIFFWRELQALPGKGVTPELVSTQPPPARIISHSWAREAMARTEYLAPPGPLGVVKAVAEIARAMPTGWARCLASIARAQGLDAKGRARLLAFAVMGGRLASLARERGWTHVHVHSCANAAHVALFANLLSGLPYSMTLHGPLDDYGPNQREKWRHARFAFVITKKLLGEVNQELAGSLPRDIELAPMGVELGKFNRSTPYQAWTGEGPLRIFSCGRLNPCKGHADLIDAVGMLRAKGIDARLSIAGEDEAGGTTYRKVLEAKLAESKLGDAVTLLGAVGEDVVRDGIERAHIFALASLQEPLGVAIMEAMAMRAPVVVTGAGGVKELVDDGVDGMLVPPQEPSVLAEKLEAVARDPREAERLGEAGRRKVETQFSSERSADMLALMLQRAAG; this is translated from the coding sequence GTGCCGAAGATTGGTTATCTCATCCCTGAGTTTCCCGGACAGACACACATCTTCTTCTGGCGAGAGTTGCAGGCCCTTCCCGGGAAGGGCGTGACTCCGGAGCTGGTCTCCACCCAGCCGCCGCCCGCGCGCATCATCTCCCACAGCTGGGCGCGCGAGGCCATGGCCCGCACCGAGTACCTGGCCCCACCCGGGCCGCTCGGCGTGGTGAAGGCCGTGGCGGAGATTGCCCGCGCCATGCCCACGGGCTGGGCGCGGTGCCTGGCCTCCATCGCCCGCGCGCAAGGGCTGGACGCGAAGGGGCGCGCGCGGCTGCTGGCCTTCGCGGTGATGGGCGGGCGGTTGGCGTCGCTGGCGCGTGAGCGGGGGTGGACGCACGTGCACGTGCACTCGTGCGCCAACGCCGCGCACGTGGCGCTGTTCGCGAACCTGCTGTCGGGGCTGCCGTACAGCATGACGCTGCACGGGCCGCTGGACGACTACGGGCCGAACCAGCGGGAGAAGTGGCGGCACGCGAGGTTCGCGTTCGTCATCACGAAGAAGCTGCTCGGCGAGGTGAACCAGGAGCTGGCGGGGAGCCTGCCTCGGGACATCGAGCTGGCGCCGATGGGCGTGGAGCTGGGCAAGTTCAACCGCTCGACGCCGTACCAGGCGTGGACGGGCGAGGGCCCGCTGCGCATCTTCTCGTGCGGACGCTTGAACCCGTGCAAGGGGCACGCGGACCTCATCGACGCGGTGGGGATGCTGCGGGCGAAGGGCATCGACGCGCGGCTGTCGATTGCAGGCGAGGACGAGGCGGGCGGCACCACGTACCGCAAGGTGCTGGAGGCGAAGCTCGCGGAGTCGAAGCTGGGCGACGCGGTGACGCTGCTGGGCGCGGTGGGCGAGGACGTGGTGCGGGACGGCATCGAGCGCGCGCACATCTTCGCGCTGGCGAGCCTCCAGGAGCCGCTGGGGGTGGCCATCATGGAGGCCATGGCCATGCGCGCGCCGGTGGTGGTGACGGGCGCGGGCGGGGTGAAGGAGCTGGTGGACGACGGCGTGGACGGGATGCTCGTGCCGCCGCAGGAGCCCTCTGTCCTGGCCGAGAAGCTGGAGGCCGTGGCGCGCGACCCGCGCGAGGCCGAGCGGCTGGGTGAGGCGGGCCGGCGCAAGGTGGAGACGCAGTTCAGCAGCGAGCGCAGCGCGGACATGCTCGCGCTGATGCTCCAGCGCGCGGCGGGGTAG
- the epsD gene encoding exopolysaccharide biosynthesis glycosyltransferase EpsD, whose translation MTPSDASTPRLSVVVATYNRLPLITRLLGQLAEQTLPPERYEVVVVDDGSKEPVKAPLDALAESLPYALRVEVQANAGAAAARHRGVLAARGDIVLVTDDDMQVEKDFLERHLAHHPEGSRHVVLGRIRPDPSIGDMPLFERWYAYLNHRMAEELSTPGARAHGNHLYTGNVSFHREDYVGVGGFDKSLGQSEDVELGVRLEKAGCAFVFASDAHVLHGSDHVSFERWLKRANRYGMFDTHVARKHPDVRGVNPWRLLFETNPLARPLLAATVVAPEATRVLTGAVMSAAKAADKLGLEKAAFAGTSVVYGMEYLRGARNEAGGWTGIAREVVRYLQGGGNR comes from the coding sequence ATGACGCCCTCGGACGCCTCCACGCCCCGCCTCAGCGTCGTCGTCGCCACCTACAACCGGCTGCCCCTCATCACCCGGCTGCTCGGACAGTTGGCGGAGCAGACGCTCCCGCCCGAGCGCTACGAGGTCGTCGTCGTCGATGACGGCTCCAAGGAGCCCGTGAAGGCCCCGCTGGACGCGCTCGCAGAGAGCCTCCCCTACGCCCTGCGCGTGGAGGTGCAGGCCAACGCGGGCGCCGCCGCCGCGCGGCACCGGGGCGTGCTCGCGGCGCGGGGGGACATCGTCCTCGTCACCGACGACGACATGCAGGTGGAGAAGGACTTCCTGGAGCGGCACCTGGCGCACCACCCGGAGGGCTCGCGGCACGTGGTGCTGGGCCGCATCCGTCCGGACCCGTCCATCGGCGACATGCCGCTGTTCGAGCGCTGGTACGCGTACCTCAACCACCGCATGGCGGAAGAGCTGTCCACCCCCGGCGCGCGCGCGCACGGCAACCACCTGTACACGGGCAACGTGTCCTTCCACCGCGAGGACTACGTGGGCGTGGGCGGCTTCGACAAGTCGCTGGGCCAGTCCGAGGACGTGGAATTGGGCGTGCGGCTGGAGAAGGCGGGCTGCGCGTTCGTGTTCGCCAGCGACGCGCACGTGCTGCACGGCAGCGACCACGTGTCCTTCGAGCGTTGGCTCAAGCGCGCGAACCGCTACGGCATGTTCGACACGCACGTGGCGCGCAAGCACCCGGACGTGCGCGGCGTCAATCCGTGGCGACTGCTCTTCGAGACGAACCCGCTGGCGCGCCCGCTGCTCGCGGCGACCGTCGTCGCGCCCGAGGCCACGCGCGTGCTGACGGGCGCGGTGATGAGCGCCGCGAAGGCCGCGGACAAGCTGGGCCTGGAGAAGGCCGCGTTCGCGGGCACGTCGGTGGTGTACGGCATGGAGTATCTGCGCGGCGCTCGCAACGAGGCCGGCGGCTGGACGGGTATCGCCCGCGAGGTGGTCCGCTACCTCCAGGGCGGGGGGAACCGATGA
- the epsC gene encoding serine O-acetyltransferase EpsC, whose amino-acid sequence MNFLKSKRSMIGALVADAMELARAANGHTDAKSIAKVVLTSDSYRITALNRAREAALDYHIPLVNHVLRVAQTAVLGIEIGKDVTLGKGVYFVHSLGIVIGGDARIGDRVRFYGNNTVGTAKDNGYPVIEDDVWVGAGARILGPVRIGARSRIGANAVVLQDVPPDSVAVGIPARIFPRKDTDDVVL is encoded by the coding sequence ATGAACTTCCTGAAGTCGAAGCGCTCGATGATTGGCGCGCTGGTCGCCGATGCGATGGAGCTGGCCCGCGCCGCCAATGGACACACCGACGCGAAGTCCATCGCCAAGGTGGTGCTCACCAGCGACTCGTACCGCATCACCGCGCTCAACCGCGCCCGCGAGGCCGCGCTCGACTACCACATCCCCCTGGTCAACCACGTGCTGCGCGTGGCGCAGACGGCGGTGCTGGGCATCGAGATCGGCAAGGACGTGACGCTGGGCAAGGGCGTGTACTTCGTGCACAGCCTGGGCATCGTCATCGGCGGGGACGCGCGCATCGGCGACCGCGTGCGCTTCTACGGCAACAACACCGTGGGCACCGCGAAGGACAACGGCTACCCCGTCATCGAGGATGACGTGTGGGTGGGCGCCGGCGCTCGCATCTTGGGGCCGGTGCGCATCGGCGCGCGCTCGCGCATCGGCGCCAACGCCGTGGTGCTGCAGGACGTGCCGCCGGACAGCGTGGCCGTGGGGATTCCCGCGCGCATCTTCCCGCGCAAGGACACGGACGACGTGGTGCTGTGA
- the epsB gene encoding GH44 family glycoside hydrolase EpsB gives MEAGVKGARSKAGAAVVVCTLVAAGGSVALARGSEPAGEVKPAVGDAAKPGETKPAVVDAASTAPVVLYDGGLGPGWKDIGWAPRELPKGAPARMRLFNYGGWILYQPKLSGSFGALSLRLSAPEAYGEFLEVRLDTPGAVSFPRVPVTADLQVRKDGEWAEIVIPMELLNPKGEAFDRVVLRASKDIGRDWVLLDKVALVPLPPDVAAALAAGGGRTGKGSGRDTSMTIDCTAPGHDISPLIYGIAMDGLREKKDQHQYKLGATTRRWGGNPTSRYNWKLGGAWNTANDWFYQNVDIGLSYTDFLESNRKNGMSSALTVPLLGWVAKDTRSVGFPVAKFGPQRGEDNGSGNGVTRDGTPLKPGPPSQTSTEASPEFVAEWVRAIRARDEARGERSVHMYILDNEPMLWNSTHRDVFPEPLTYDGLLSRTIAYGTAVRKADPDALIAGPAEWGWTNYLWSAADFAPGKAPHSDRRAHGDVPLLPWYLRQLREHERKTGVRILDVVDLHFYPQTNVGVGLEGNTDPETNARRIRSTRALWDPTYKDESWIGEPVRLLPRMKEWIAQNYPGRRISIGEYNFGAFGHMSGGLAQAEALGRFAQENIYSAYFWQYPTNGSPVFWAFRAFRDFDGRGGRFQDVWVPAKAEEGTSVFASRNKDGTKLVAVVLNFDPDQAAQARVKLNGCGTLEGVRVLGYSGAPGGFLQQPAGNHTAAGLTQRLPPYSMTVLDLTVKKP, from the coding sequence ATGGAGGCAGGTGTGAAGGGTGCGCGGAGCAAGGCGGGCGCCGCCGTGGTGGTCTGCACGCTGGTGGCAGCCGGTGGCTCGGTGGCGCTGGCGCGCGGCAGTGAGCCCGCGGGCGAGGTGAAGCCCGCAGTGGGTGACGCCGCGAAGCCGGGCGAGACGAAGCCCGCGGTGGTCGACGCGGCGAGCACCGCGCCCGTGGTCCTCTACGACGGCGGACTGGGCCCGGGCTGGAAGGACATCGGCTGGGCGCCGCGCGAGCTGCCCAAGGGCGCTCCGGCGCGGATGCGCCTGTTCAACTACGGCGGCTGGATTCTCTACCAGCCCAAGCTGTCGGGCAGCTTCGGGGCGCTGTCGCTGCGCCTGAGCGCGCCGGAGGCCTACGGCGAGTTCCTGGAGGTGCGGCTGGACACGCCGGGCGCGGTGTCCTTCCCGCGCGTGCCCGTGACGGCGGACCTCCAGGTGCGCAAGGACGGCGAGTGGGCCGAAATCGTCATCCCCATGGAGCTGCTCAACCCCAAGGGGGAGGCGTTCGACCGCGTGGTGCTGCGCGCGTCGAAGGACATCGGGCGGGACTGGGTGCTGCTCGACAAGGTGGCGCTGGTGCCGCTGCCGCCGGACGTGGCCGCCGCGCTGGCCGCGGGCGGAGGCCGCACGGGCAAGGGCAGCGGGCGCGACACGTCGATGACCATCGACTGCACGGCGCCCGGGCATGACATCAGCCCGCTCATCTACGGCATCGCGATGGACGGCCTTCGCGAGAAGAAGGACCAGCACCAGTACAAGCTGGGCGCGACGACGCGCCGCTGGGGCGGCAACCCCACCTCCCGCTACAACTGGAAGCTGGGCGGCGCGTGGAACACGGCCAACGACTGGTTCTACCAGAACGTGGACATCGGCCTGAGCTACACCGACTTCCTCGAGTCCAACCGGAAGAACGGGATGAGCTCCGCGCTCACCGTGCCGCTGCTCGGGTGGGTGGCCAAGGACACGCGCTCGGTGGGCTTCCCGGTGGCGAAGTTCGGCCCGCAGCGCGGCGAGGACAACGGCTCCGGCAACGGCGTCACGCGCGACGGCACGCCGCTCAAGCCCGGGCCTCCGTCGCAGACGAGCACCGAGGCCTCGCCCGAGTTCGTCGCCGAGTGGGTGCGCGCCATCCGCGCGAGAGATGAGGCTCGCGGCGAGCGCAGCGTGCACATGTACATCCTCGACAACGAGCCCATGCTCTGGAACTCGACGCACCGGGATGTGTTCCCGGAGCCGTTGACGTACGACGGGCTGTTGTCGCGCACGATTGCGTACGGCACCGCGGTGCGGAAGGCGGACCCGGACGCGCTCATCGCGGGTCCCGCCGAGTGGGGCTGGACGAACTACCTCTGGTCCGCGGCGGACTTCGCGCCGGGCAAGGCGCCGCACTCGGACCGCCGCGCGCATGGCGACGTGCCGCTGCTCCCCTGGTACCTGCGGCAGCTTCGCGAGCACGAGAGGAAGACGGGCGTCCGCATCCTCGACGTGGTGGACCTGCACTTCTACCCGCAGACCAACGTGGGCGTGGGGTTGGAAGGGAACACGGACCCGGAGACGAACGCGCGGCGCATCCGCTCCACGCGCGCCTTGTGGGACCCGACGTACAAGGACGAGTCGTGGATTGGCGAGCCGGTGCGACTGCTCCCGCGCATGAAGGAGTGGATTGCGCAGAACTACCCGGGCCGACGCATCTCGATTGGTGAGTACAACTTCGGCGCGTTCGGCCACATGAGCGGAGGCCTGGCGCAGGCCGAGGCGCTGGGCCGCTTCGCGCAGGAGAACATCTACTCCGCCTACTTCTGGCAGTACCCGACGAATGGCAGCCCGGTGTTCTGGGCGTTCCGCGCGTTCAGGGACTTCGACGGGCGGGGCGGGCGCTTCCAGGACGTCTGGGTGCCGGCGAAGGCGGAGGAGGGCACCAGCGTGTTCGCCTCGCGCAACAAGGACGGCACGAAGCTGGTGGCGGTGGTGCTGAACTTCGACCCGGACCAGGCGGCGCAGGCGCGGGTGAAGCTGAACGGCTGTGGGACGCTCGAGGGTGTGCGCGTGCTGGGGTACTCGGGCGCGCCGGGCGGGTTCCTGCAACAGCCGGCGGGAAATCATACGGCGGCGGGGCTGACGCAGCGGCTGCCGCCCTACTCGATGACAGTGCTTGATTTGACGGTGAAGAAGCCATGA
- the epsA gene encoding exopolysaccharide biosynthesis glycosyltransferase EpsA: protein MSTATPDTKQTTPFTTGHPRLSIGQLAIDQLTFEEAVLEIGRLVDSRQGGYVFTANVDHVVLAEDNAQFREAYSRAAISVVDGMPIVWASKALDVALPERIAGSDLILPLMKLGAERKWRVYLLGAGPGVAEKVARIVGEKFGVEVVGWDSPMVRTDAGDAQNDPIVASIREKDPHLLFVALGSPKQEVWISQVSKKLGPTVAIGVGAGFDFIAGTAKRAPQWIAKAGFEWLYRLTHEPKRLWRRYILNDSRFATILARELWKRTGGKPE from the coding sequence ATGAGTACCGCGACTCCGGACACGAAGCAGACGACGCCGTTCACCACGGGCCACCCTCGGCTGAGCATCGGCCAGTTGGCCATCGACCAGCTCACCTTCGAGGAGGCGGTGCTGGAGATTGGCCGGTTGGTGGACTCGCGCCAGGGTGGCTACGTGTTCACGGCCAACGTGGACCACGTGGTGCTGGCGGAGGACAACGCGCAGTTCCGCGAGGCGTACTCGCGCGCGGCGATTTCGGTGGTGGATGGGATGCCCATCGTCTGGGCGTCGAAGGCGCTGGACGTGGCGCTGCCCGAGCGCATCGCGGGTTCGGATTTGATTCTGCCGCTGATGAAGCTGGGGGCGGAGCGCAAGTGGCGGGTGTACCTGTTGGGCGCGGGCCCGGGGGTGGCGGAGAAGGTGGCGCGAATCGTGGGGGAGAAGTTCGGGGTGGAGGTGGTGGGGTGGGATTCGCCGATGGTGCGCACGGACGCGGGGGACGCGCAGAACGACCCGATTGTCGCGAGCATCCGGGAGAAGGACCCGCACCTGCTCTTCGTGGCGCTGGGCAGCCCGAAGCAGGAGGTGTGGATTTCGCAGGTGTCGAAGAAGCTGGGCCCCACGGTGGCGATTGGCGTGGGGGCGGGGTTCGACTTCATCGCGGGCACGGCGAAGCGCGCCCCGCAGTGGATTGCGAAGGCGGGCTTCGAGTGGCTGTACCGCCTGACCCACGAGCCCAAGCGCCTGTGGCGCCGGTACATCCTGAATGACTCGCGCTTCGCCACGATTCTGGCGCGTGAGCTGTGGAAGCGCACGGGCGGCAAGCCGGAGTAG
- a CDS encoding serine/threonine-protein kinase, with protein MNTSEKTRGERAPRGRDSLVSTQVNDFVIEERIGEGGMGVVYRAVHPLIGKQVAIKVLRAENVTQQQVERLLIEARSVNAIRHPGIIDIFGFGTLPDGRPYIIMELLRGQSLAALLQQNTRLDPNTTVWILDQMLSALGAAHEAGVVHRDLKPGNVFLAQGLDGTRTVKLVDFGIAKLMRSADGPTTVDGTILGTPEYMAPEQVRGTTVSFATDLYATGVMAFHMLTGERPFKGEQLQVLFAHIEQPPPLPSSRVPGLPAEFDTLILHLLAKDPALRPESAEAVRQALQRIPPTVLSAPATVPLTAPLTVPESRTKTTASQVRPVLPVRRRTQVLTWAVGGAVITGVALGGFFLGSRQSNGAPSPEPVSAAAPQAAPVAEAPAPTPVPAPSKPVAAETAPTAGVAQAQPSVPTQDAPEPSRPAALDETTAATGTKAPEQAGTAAPEATARATGKKAERPALVGVGGEVVPASAHKQQAVVPAVMPRHPEAFLVRSAKVPLDAALLQRVYLLEERYLKQTSDSGRSTEFEKQLERLHARALGAKTRSEVTQVSTALATQGKRLSTLLASRSASDITSKPLLEELSPQPAPPPEPKVELRAPGPRILALLTTPELTPSDDRLARRFINLKAVYLDRASKHEYPTRIEDLLVRIHGLAMKAETATERMDVHRALDGWKEVLDEATPK; from the coding sequence ATGAATACGAGCGAGAAGACGCGGGGGGAACGAGCGCCACGGGGAAGGGACTCGCTGGTCTCGACGCAGGTCAATGACTTCGTCATCGAGGAGCGCATCGGCGAGGGAGGGATGGGCGTCGTCTATCGCGCCGTCCATCCGCTGATAGGCAAACAGGTCGCCATCAAGGTGCTCCGCGCGGAGAACGTCACCCAGCAGCAGGTGGAACGTCTGCTCATCGAGGCCCGCTCGGTCAATGCCATCCGTCACCCGGGCATCATCGACATCTTCGGCTTCGGCACCCTGCCGGACGGTCGGCCCTACATCATCATGGAGCTGCTCCGGGGCCAGTCCCTGGCGGCGTTGCTCCAGCAGAACACCCGGCTCGACCCGAACACCACCGTCTGGATTCTCGACCAGATGCTGTCGGCGCTCGGCGCGGCCCACGAGGCGGGCGTCGTGCACCGGGACCTCAAGCCCGGCAACGTCTTCCTCGCCCAGGGCCTGGATGGCACCCGCACCGTCAAGCTCGTCGACTTCGGCATCGCCAAGTTGATGCGCAGCGCCGATGGCCCCACCACCGTCGATGGCACCATCCTCGGAACGCCCGAGTACATGGCCCCCGAGCAGGTCCGCGGGACCACCGTCAGCTTCGCCACGGACCTCTATGCCACCGGCGTGATGGCCTTCCACATGCTGACGGGTGAGCGCCCCTTCAAGGGCGAACAACTCCAGGTCCTCTTCGCGCACATCGAGCAGCCTCCGCCCCTCCCCTCCTCCCGAGTCCCCGGGCTCCCCGCCGAGTTCGACACCCTCATCCTCCACCTGCTCGCCAAGGACCCCGCGCTCCGGCCCGAGTCCGCCGAGGCCGTGCGACAGGCGTTGCAGCGGATTCCGCCCACCGTCCTCTCGGCCCCCGCCACCGTCCCGCTCACCGCGCCGCTCACCGTCCCCGAGAGCAGGACGAAGACCACCGCGTCCCAGGTCCGCCCCGTGCTGCCTGTTCGACGGCGTACGCAGGTGCTGACCTGGGCCGTGGGTGGCGCGGTCATCACCGGCGTCGCGCTGGGTGGCTTCTTCCTCGGTTCACGACAGTCCAACGGAGCCCCGAGCCCGGAGCCTGTGTCCGCCGCGGCCCCTCAAGCCGCCCCGGTGGCCGAGGCTCCTGCGCCGACCCCCGTGCCCGCTCCGTCGAAGCCTGTCGCGGCGGAGACGGCCCCCACAGCAGGGGTCGCCCAGGCGCAGCCCTCGGTGCCCACGCAGGACGCGCCCGAGCCGTCACGCCCCGCGGCGCTCGATGAGACCACGGCGGCCACGGGAACGAAGGCCCCCGAACAGGCCGGCACCGCGGCTCCCGAGGCGACTGCACGGGCGACAGGGAAGAAGGCCGAGCGCCCAGCGCTCGTGGGAGTCGGCGGGGAGGTGGTCCCCGCGAGCGCGCACAAGCAGCAGGCCGTCGTGCCCGCGGTCATGCCCCGTCACCCCGAGGCGTTCCTCGTCCGGAGCGCCAAGGTGCCGCTGGACGCGGCGTTGCTCCAGCGTGTCTATCTGCTCGAGGAGCGCTACTTGAAGCAGACCTCGGACAGCGGGCGCTCCACCGAGTTCGAGAAGCAGCTCGAACGTCTCCATGCACGTGCGCTCGGCGCGAAAACCCGGTCCGAGGTCACGCAGGTGAGCACGGCGCTGGCCACACAGGGCAAGCGCCTGAGCACGCTCCTGGCATCCAGGTCCGCGTCGGACATCACCTCGAAGCCGCTCCTGGAAGAGCTGTCACCCCAACCCGCGCCACCACCGGAGCCCAAGGTGGAGCTGCGCGCGCCGGGGCCTCGAATCCTGGCGTTGCTCACCACGCCGGAGCTGACTCCGAGCGATGACAGGCTGGCCCGACGCTTCATCAACCTCAAGGCGGTGTACCTGGACCGCGCCTCGAAGCACGAGTACCCCACGCGCATCGAGGACTTGTTGGTGCGGATCCACGGCCTCGCGATGAAGGCGGAGACCGCCACCGAGCGCATGGACGTGCACCGCGCGCTCGATGGATGGAAAGAGGTCCTCGACGAGGCCACTCCGAAGTGA
- a CDS encoding type II toxin-antitoxin system VapC family toxin has protein sequence MSVATGLVLLDTNILVHLLRASSLGKRVAEVHGLLSKAHRPLVSVVTVGEVLAFAKKRAWGAQKVSKLHELLRQLVVVDIHLDAVLERYATFDVFCGSKGRVLGKNDLWIAATASAVSALLLTTDKDFDLLHSERFLARSWYDPAPAGEAAGGG, from the coding sequence GTGAGCGTGGCGACAGGGCTGGTGCTCCTCGATACGAACATCCTGGTGCATCTGTTGAGGGCCTCCTCGCTCGGCAAGCGGGTGGCGGAGGTCCATGGCCTGCTGAGCAAGGCCCACCGTCCGCTCGTCTCCGTCGTCACGGTGGGAGAGGTGCTGGCCTTCGCGAAGAAGCGAGCCTGGGGAGCGCAGAAGGTCTCGAAGCTTCACGAGCTGCTTCGGCAGCTCGTGGTGGTGGACATCCACCTGGACGCGGTGCTCGAGCGGTACGCGACCTTCGATGTCTTCTGCGGGTCGAAGGGACGAGTGCTCGGCAAGAACGACTTGTGGATCGCCGCCACCGCCTCGGCGGTCAGCGCGTTGCTGCTGACCACCGACAAGGACTTCGACCTGCTCCACTCCGAGCGCTTCCTGGCGCGTTCCTGGTACGACCCGGCACCTGCCGGAGAGGCAGCCGGCGGCGGATAG